Below is a genomic region from Pleuronectes platessa chromosome 5, fPlePla1.1, whole genome shotgun sequence.
CAAACACTTCGATCCAGCCATGGTCTGCAAAACTGTAAGTATCTGACCCGATCCGTAACCAATCAGCCTGGCAGCAGTTGTCCCCAAACTGGGACTAATGGGAGTTTATGGTTTTTCAGAGCCCCTATAGGACGGTACTGAAGGATACAGCCATCCCAACCATATTCGATTTGACGAGCCATCTCAAAAACCCTCACTCCAGACATCGCAAGCGGATTAAAGAGCTTGTGAGAACAATATTTACTAAGTCCACCTGTCgtgtttgttttatatgttcCTCTCAATCTTAACAGTTTGACAAActgttgtcttttttggtgAGTTGACTTACATTTTGAATTCCAGACTGAAGAAGACATAAGAAAGATTAAAGAAAGGAGATGTAAGTAAACAGGAAATGTTGTTTTGATCACTAAAATAACTGCGTGCTAATTTTAATGTGGTTTCTATTTACTTAAAATGATAACTGCAGCattcttgtgtttcttcatcCAGTGGCGTCCTCCACTGAGCAGCTTGTGTCCAAGAAAGATGCAGTTGAGGACAGCACGAGCACCACCGAGGAAGAACCTCAGCTGtccacagaggagaaggagttccGGGAATACCTGAGGTCCATGTTTGAGGTCGTGGTAATGTTGGCAAAACAGAGCATCCCGTTAGTGGCGGACCAGGCGACCGAACCCGAGCGCAAGTCCAGCAACCTGCAGGCCCTTCTAGATTACCGCATGAACGCCGGAGATGAAGCTTTGAAGAAGCGGTTCGAGGCGACGGCTGTGAACACAGACTACCTCTCGGCGACCCAGCAGAGTCAGCTGCTGGATGTGTGTGAGAACACggtgagagaggagatgatAATGGAGGTGAGAGAGAGTCGCTTCTTCTCCCTAGTGACGGGCGACCTCGTCGAGTTCTCCAACGAGAGGCACCTTCCTCTGTTTCTACGCTTCGTGAATCAGCAGAACGTTCTTCGGGAGGAGTTTGTAGACTTTGTGCTGTTCGATGGAGACGAGGCCTCGCTGGTGGAGCGGCTGGAGGCCCAGCTGACCGAGCGGTGGGGGCTCAGCATGGAGGACTGCCGTGGTCAGGCCCACAAGGCCACAGGGAGTTCCACCACCAAGATGAAAGCTGTGGCGGTGTTGCTGATGGAGAAGTACCCCCTGCTTCTGAGCTTGCCGTGCTCCCACATGGCACTGAACATCCACCTGGCCAGCAGCCTGCCTTTTCCAAATGTGCAGGTGGTCATGGAGACTCTGAGGCGGGTTGATGCTTTCTTCAGACGGCCGCTCACTCAGGAGGAGCTCGAGATCGCTGTCTCCTCTCACTACCAGAAAAACGAGGACAAGGTCACTGCAGTGAAACAGGCTTGTGGCTCAGGCTGGACGCAGCAGCACAGTGCTTTTGACatattcctggatctgctgcCGCCCCTGCTGCTGTGCATGGACAACATCCGGGACAATGATGATGGGAAGTTTGCCGGCAGCGTCACAACCGATGCGTATTCTATCACCGAAATTCTTTTCGACTTTGAGATCATCGTCACCATCGTCATCCTGAAGAATGTTCTCACGTTCACCAGAGCTTTTGGGAGGAATCTCCAAGGGGAAACACTGGATGTGTTCTTTGCTGCCAACAGTCTAACCGCCGTGCTGCATTCACTGAACGAGGTCAATGACAACATTGATGTCTACCATGAGTTCTGGTATGAGGAGGCCGTGAGCCTGGCCAATGTCATGGAGGTTCCAGTGAAGGTCCCGAGGCTGTTCCTCCGGAAGCAGCGCGTAGCCGACATGGACGAAATCCAAACAGAGTCGTATTTTAAGGAGTATGTGACCGTCCCTGTTATCCGTGGCATCATGCAGGAAGTGGAGGACATGTTCTGTGACACCAACCTCAAAGCTCTCAAGTGCCTGTCACTGGTCCCTGCTGTCATGGGCCAGATGAAGTTCAACACCACCGAGGAGAACTACGCAGATGTTTACCGCAACGACCTCCCCAACCCGGACACGCTACCGGCCGAGCTGCACTGCTGGAGGATCAAGTGGAAGCACCGGGGCAAAGAGGTGCGCCTGCCCACCACCATCCACGAGACCCTGCAGCTTCCGGACGTCAAGTTCTTTCCCAACGTGAACTCCTTCCTCAAGGTGCTCTCCACCTTACCTGTGCTGAagctggaagaaaacaaaagcgACACGGCGAGCGAGCGGCTGCAGGCGTATCTGGACAGCATGCCCGCCAAGCAGTGGAACAGAAGTCTGGCAATGCTCAACGTCAACACGCACGTCAAACACGACCTGGACGTCATGGTAGACAAATACTGCAGACTCTATTCAGAGGATGACCCGGAAGCTGAGGAAGCGCCGGCTGAGGAGGCGCCGGCTGAGGAGGCGCCGGCTGAGGAAGCGCCGGCTGAGGAAGCTCCGGCTGAGGAAGCTCCGGCTGAGGAAGCTCCGGCTGAGGAGGCGCCGGCTGAGGAACCGGCAGCTGAAGAAGCGGCGACTGAGGCCGATTCTGTGATGGAATCATAATGACCTTAAATAATCTTTATCTGGGACAGAAATGAATGGCACTGATTTTTGCCATCAGTCTTTAAGATGTGGTGCTGTGATCGCTCTTGTGTGTTTTGCTGCATTTACACGTGAATATTTGTGTGGATTTAACATTAAATGTTTGAAGATCTGAGGTGTCCAAGAAATCCGTTGCTCTGATTGTATGTAGTGAAAACATTAGTGTGTTGAGAAGCATCTTAGCCTCATCTTGTAAATAATCAAATTTGTTAAGAGggaaacattaaaatattttctacacGCCACCAAACATGATctgtaaatatgacatttttgcatctgtgttGGGCTGTTATACTTCAGCCGCCTCTCTTATAATACTGTGATCGTCATGAATAATATTTTGTAGCTCATTCACACTCAGCCTttctttattgtgtgtttttaaatcaaaccacCTGATGATCACAAGCAGCCCTGTTGATCTACAGGACAGTGCTTCTTTTCTTCCAGTGACTGTGAGGCAGGAGGAGCACAAGAGGGAGCAGTTCCACCGCCATCAGCTCAATGGGCTCCAGCCGGAAGCcatttatattttcttgtaAGCATAGTGTGACACATCTTTGTTCGTTATGTAGCCCAGTATCTTGAGATGTATTTTCACAGAAACCGCTCCAAAAAATCTGGTGATATGTTGTAAAGTTAAACAATTCTCTGGTGTTGTATTAAAAAATGTGACACATGTTTGATCCAgtttcatgttttaaatgtttgtggtgatgtttgttttttctgcctCTTGAAATATTCACAGACAAGCCTAATTCAGTTtggtttaataaaataaataaaaaacatttaaacacatttaagtcAGATTTGTGCCAAAAATGTTCcttctcattttattttctcataatTTGGTTAAtctcttgtttttctcccaGGTGCATGCaaactttaattttatttatctcTAAACAACCACATTGCAAACACAAATTTAAACTATCTCTGCaaacatttcattcttgcaCGGTGATACATGCACACGAGGAGGtttatgtcatttattttgcttttgtgCTGCGTTATCGGCCATTTCCTCCTCATGGAGCAGCACGAGGCCTCGGCCACATCCTCTGTACCAGGCTCGGCTGACATCGTGTGACATGGCAGGGGTTAAACCGTGTCTCCTCCCTCTCGGCCGGCAAGACGGTGACGAGCTCAGGTGACAGTTCACCGTGCACACTCAGTGCGGAGCCCGGGCATCACACAAATGTGGGTGGGGTCGCCTCGATGCGCAACCAGACGGCAATGTGCGCTCCACGGCAAAGCGCAAAGTGCGTCTAAACTTGAGCAAAGAGCcagcagcctgcaggaggagagacgaGGGGGCTCAAGTGGGCAAAAGATTCACTCCCTTCAGCAGAGAATTACATAAAAAGCTGAGAGGAGGATAACACCCTGACTGGACAGAAAACTGCGAGGCCACAGAGTGACACGTGCACGAGTCTTCCGAGACGTGAGTAGGACGTTTATTCATCCTTAGATTTAGAGGGGTTGTTTTTTTGGGTCTGTGCGTCTTTCTCCTGTCAGCCTCCATCATGGCATGGCCGTGCATTACGCGTGCCTGCTGCATCAACCGCTTCTGGACGGAGCTGGACAAAGGGGACATCTCGGTGCCTCTGGTTTTCAGCAAATACTCGGATGTGCAGCACATGCCCCATCACCCGCAGCCGAAACAGAGGGCGGGCGCCATCGCCATAGAAACGCAGTCTCATCCCGGCGAGCAGGAGGCTGGGAAGGCGCCGCCCGCTGCCGGTGCCGCAGCGGGCAAAGATGGCTCTTCTTCGTCCGTCATGCGCCAAGACTTCAAGGCGTGGAGCGTGCGCCCCGAGCCCAGCTGCAAGCCCCGGAACGAGTACCACCCGTCCGCGACCCCCTTCAACAACGTGACCCAGTACCAGAAGGATTACAAACCGTGGCCTATAGCGAAGAAGCACGACCACCCCTGGATCCCCAAACCCAGCCCCACCGCtgcagccgccgccgccacgGAGCGCAGCGTGGGGAGCGCAAAGCCGGAGCCTGCCGCCGAGGCCGAGAGCGGCGTGGAGAAGAGCGAGATcgaggagaagctgcaggagaaggagTCAAAGGACGCGGCGATGAGGAGCGCGAGGAGGGAGAAGTCGGCCGAGAGGAAGCCTGCGGAGAAGTCCGAGGCAGAGGTGTGTGCGGAGGTGAGCGCGGAGCAGAGGAAAGGCCGCGCAGCTGCAGACGCTCTCAACAGGCAGATCAAGGAGGTGATGTCCACCTCCAGCAGCTACAGGTGAGTGACGCGGAGACCCATggttatgtgtgtctgtgggggggcAAATATGTACTTAACTCCAATCATGTCTGGATCTATTATCAAGTGTCCCCAGTAACACAACATCTCTGAAAACattccaccagcagcagcaggcgccACTGGTCAgacagcatacacacacacacacaccatcatcaGGATGCTAGGGGTTGCACGGCCTCGTGTTACGACCCCACATTGATTTACAAAGCAAAGCGATATCCCCACATATAAACGTATCACTATTGATTTTTGTCTTCAGCTTTTTCCCCTCTATGAAGTCCCTGTGGCCCTGAAGGCCCTGAATGAGATCTAACATGGTTTCTCTGCTCAGGCTTCCTCCTCCAAATTCAATTAAGGATGCAGGATGCACACAAGTCAAGAGGAAGAGCTGCTGCCTCATCCTGCTCCCCTTAAAAATTAACATGTGCTGTTGCTTTAATTTTCATTGTCAAATAGAAACTTTTCCCGATGACATTTAATTAAGAAATATGATGGAAGATGACTTTATTTGTCTTGTATTGACAAGTGCAACAAAGCAATAAAACAGAGCGTAATCTGGctacataaatattaaattgttGTGTTAATAAACAGAAGCATTCGTACAGAGGATGGACACCGACGTAAAGAATACGAAACGTAACAGACGACGTAACATTTTTGAGGCCATGCGATCTTTATCTCTGAACTAGAATGACTCATTGAAAATTTCACTCCATGGAGACGGCCTCTGTTTGCAGGAAATAATGAGTCTAACAAAACACAATTCAACATAGcatcatttataaaacacacaaatatttaaagttACTTCACAAAATACCTATAGGTAGGATTTGACTGAAAACGAGCACTGAATCAACTCTTAATTGATCTAAATACTAGAATGTGTAATTAAACAAGTCTGGACTCCAGCTTTTATTGACTCTACCAGTCCCAGAGGacgtgttaaaaaaaaaaaaaggtggtaCCACGTCAGTGCTTCCAGAGCTTAGGTAGTAAATCCAAACCTCAAATTGTAAATCAATAGCCGAGTATGATCCTGTCGTTTTCAGTGTTTCACCTGCGGCAGAGATGATGAGACATTGTAAATCCTGAAACCATAAGGAAGTGATTCATATTCACCACATGTCTTAATGGACTACAGGGC
It encodes:
- the thap12b gene encoding THAP domain containing 12b → MPNFCAAPNCTRKSTQSDLAFFRFPRDPERCRIWVENCRRADLEAKTSDQLNKHYRLCAKHFDPAMVCKTSPYRTVLKDTAIPTIFDLTSHLKNPHSRHRKRIKELTEEDIRKIKERRLASSTEQLVSKKDAVEDSTSTTEEEPQLSTEEKEFREYLRSMFEVVVMLAKQSIPLVADQATEPERKSSNLQALLDYRMNAGDEALKKRFEATAVNTDYLSATQQSQLLDVCENTVREEMIMEVRESRFFSLVTGDLVEFSNERHLPLFLRFVNQQNVLREEFVDFVLFDGDEASLVERLEAQLTERWGLSMEDCRGQAHKATGSSTTKMKAVAVLLMEKYPLLLSLPCSHMALNIHLASSLPFPNVQVVMETLRRVDAFFRRPLTQEELEIAVSSHYQKNEDKVTAVKQACGSGWTQQHSAFDIFLDLLPPLLLCMDNIRDNDDGKFAGSVTTDAYSITEILFDFEIIVTIVILKNVLTFTRAFGRNLQGETLDVFFAANSLTAVLHSLNEVNDNIDVYHEFWYEEAVSLANVMEVPVKVPRLFLRKQRVADMDEIQTESYFKEYVTVPVIRGIMQEVEDMFCDTNLKALKCLSLVPAVMGQMKFNTTEENYADVYRNDLPNPDTLPAELHCWRIKWKHRGKEVRLPTTIHETLQLPDVKFFPNVNSFLKVLSTLPVLKLEENKSDTASERLQAYLDSMPAKQWNRSLAMLNVNTHVKHDLDVMVDKYCRLYSEDDPEAEEAPAEEAPAEEAPAEEAPAEEAPAEEAPAEEAPAEEAPAEEPAAEEAATEADSVMES
- the map6b gene encoding microtubule-associated protein 6 homolog, whose translation is MAWPCITRACCINRFWTELDKGDISVPLVFSKYSDVQHMPHHPQPKQRAGAIAIETQSHPGEQEAGKAPPAAGAAAGKDGSSSSVMRQDFKAWSVRPEPSCKPRNEYHPSATPFNNVTQYQKDYKPWPIAKKHDHPWIPKPSPTAAAAAATERSVGSAKPEPAAEAESGVEKSEIEEKLQEKESKDAAMRSARREKSAERKPAEKSEAEVCAEVSAEQRKGRAAADALNRQIKEVMSTSSSYRTEFKAYKDVKPVKAIKAASQYKPPVVETSRETSYSATYKGEQVKAQPTDNKLLERRRIRSLYNEPSKEPAKADKPASRTKPKKTPTTTTAKMVKKAKEKQIAGSQSAKKKPSVGAAEPKPEGVVTKKSKEISNRLAEAKQ